In Melospiza melodia melodia isolate bMelMel2 chromosome 5, bMelMel2.pri, whole genome shotgun sequence, the DNA window ACAGCCGGCAGCACACACATCTCCCGTGCTGCCTCGCCGCTCTGCACAGCAGCAATTGCAGTGCACTGGCTGCAGGCACTGGGAGCTACAAACTGCCCTGGGAAAGAAAAGCCAAATGGCCAAACGAATAAGGGAGAgcagctgtccctcctgccccctgCCATAAGATCAAGGACAGGCAGCAGATCACGGGCAGGGGGGGAGCAGCACACACCTAAGGGGGTCGTTACCTGCAAGGGAGGCAGAGATAGGGCTTTGCTCTTGACTGAAATACTAAATACAGAAGAGACAGAGACTACTGATACAAAGTGCTCTTCTTTACAGAAGAGCTATCATTCTCATTGTCCTAATGTGCTGCAGGAGTCTGGTGACCTTCACAGTATTACATTAAATATTCAAATTCTTTCCTAGTTTTTAGGAAAGGATGAAACAATCAGATGCCTGTGTGATATGTGCAGCATAAAAATCTAGATAAAACACTGCTGTCACACTCAAATAATTTTATTCATCTGAAATTGGGTTTCCTTGAATACAGTCTCATGAAATACTCATCTTTGAGACAAATCTGGTGGGAGATGCTGCAGAGTGGATTAAGCAAGAGATAGCGCTCTAATCCCAGGTTTTTCTCTCTCACTTGGCATCCCCGGGGGAAGGACAGCATCCCTGTCCTTCTGATTCCTCATTTGTAAAATGGAGATGATAACTGCTCATCTCTCAGGGCCATTATGAAGATTAATGTGTTTACAAAAGCATTTAAAATGCTAAGTACTTTTGGTTCCAGTCCTGTGAGATTGGAAATGCCAGCACTGAGGTGCTGAAAACCTTAAGCTCTTGCTAACTCTTGTGGAAACTCTGGCTGCCCAGCACTTTACAAGAATGAGGAGAAACATGTAATTGCAAAAGTAAAAAAATTCCATCCTGCTTTATTGCACAAAAGGAGATGTGCACCATGCTGGCATTGTATCTGAAAGGGCAGATAACATAAAAAACCCGTCATTTCATTTCATGCCAAGAAAATTCTTGGAGGCTTTTCTGCTGTAATTTAGATAAAGGCTGATTCTTGCACCTTTGGCTACAACAGGATTTTGGCATCCATACAGAATACAGCATCAGTCCAGAATTTGCTGTACTTCTTTAAAGCTTTTAAACTCTGTGACAGTCAATAGACTCTTATGTAAACACACAAAAGAAGCACTTGTTTCACTATTACTGACACAGTCAATTTTAGCCACTTTTCTTGCAAAATGAGTGATAATTGAAACCATAACTGAGATCAAAGTTCAAAACCCCCAGTCTTAGCACTCATGGGGAATATCCAGCACTGATGCTTTGCCACATGCTCCTTCAGCCAGCCTGCAGAATCAGTCAGAGGAACAGTTCATTGGACCTGTATGCAGTGAGCTCCCCGTGTCACTAACACCTCTTCTAGTCCACGCAGATGGGGAAGTCAGCAGCTCTTGCATCCTTCAGACTTCGTTTCACCAACTCTGTTTTTCACAGTGAGGCAAATTTAACAAATTTGAGAAAGGTACAGAAGCGGGGAGATGAGTGAACCAAAGGAACGGTGAACCAGGGATAATGGTCTCCCTGAAGGCAGTACCTAACTCCTTGGTGAGGGGAGGAACATATGTGCCAGGACTGAGAAGCAAAACAGGCTGGTGTGGTTTACTGAGAAGCAGAATGATTTCTCATGTGAGCAAGACCGGATGCCAATGTGCAGCAACAGAAATCTGTTTGTGCAAGGCAGCTGTGTGCAGACAGATGACACATGCTGACGTGTCCCAGGAAAAGTCAGCTGAGGAACGTGGTCATGACTGGTAAGGTTTTGTGATAAAGCTGAGATCTAATTTTACATCCAATGCCCAAGACTTCCAATCTGTGTGTATGAGGcatctgttggggttttttaatacatCAAATGGGAAGTAAATACTAAAGTTGTACACTGTGGCTCACTGATGAAACTCTTAAAATGTTAAGCTGTCCTCATATATTTGACAGATGCTGGGACTGATGGATCAGGAGATGGATCAATGATATCACCCACTTTCACAGCGACACATCTTCCTGCTGCGAGCCCTTCGACTGTGGATGACCATGGGCCGGTACTTGTAACTGCAGGCACTACTGAAAGCAGCCTTGATACACAGAGCTCTCCAAGTACTGAACTGAATGCTGTGAATGATGAGGAGAGCCTCGAAGCAACAGAACAGTCTATCTTGATATATGTTGTCCCTGTGGCGCTGCTGGTCCTGCTGATTTTTTTGATCACATTTTTTGTAATGCATCATAAACGGAAGAAGTCCAAGCAAGGTAAATCTGTCTTCTTGTGCATCAAAAGGCTGTTTCTAGGATGTGTTCAACAATAACAGATCATTAAGGGATGGGGTGCCACATTTAGGATGTCCTTCTCTGGCTGTAGTTGCATGTTTGACAAGTGAGAGAGGGATCCTCCCCAGCCAGCAGTACCTGGTCACACACCTCTCCTTGGGCAGGAGCTACTTCTTCTGCCTCTtggcacctcctgctcctgctgccacacccATGGGAGCCCTGGCACCAATCTCTGGCTCCTGGAAATGCTGAGAATGCTCAGAGATATAACTGTGGCTGCAAATGCTTGTTCTGTCTTTATGCTCAACAACTTTAGGCAAGGTGAAATTAATGCTTCTGTTGGTCTTAGTGCCCACAAGGTAAAGCTGCTTGGAGCTTCAATGAAATAAGATCAAGAAAAATCATTATAAGGAACAATTTTAAGGAATCCTGATTGCATAGGGTGGAGGCTGCTGTGAAGGCATCACAGCAAATGAGCTAGGTCAGACTGCCTGGGTGCTGCAGTAGGGTGAGCAATGCTTCAGGAAGGTGCTGTGATCTGTTAACAGAGGAATTGGTAACTTGGAGTGTCAAACCACAGGAGAGCAAACTGAGGTGCCATAATAAAACCACATGGTTGATAAGTGAAATGCTGAGATGGTCATATCAGTGTATCTGCATGGTCAGAGTGCAGCTGTCAGCTCATCAGCCTGCACACAGTGTAACACATTCAACACAGATTTAAAGTCAAGTTTTCAGCACATTTTTAGGTTGCATTTGCCCAGTGACTGGGTTTCCCT includes these proteins:
- the TMEM154 gene encoding transmembrane protein 154, whose protein sequence is MRGPAILALLWALALAAGPAASDAGTDGSGDGSMISPTFTATHLPAASPSTVDDHGPVLVTAGTTESSLDTQSSPSTELNAVNDEESLEATEQSILIYVVPVALLVLLIFLITFFVMHHKRKKSKQDELGSENVKSPIFEEDTPSVMEIEMEELDKWMNSMNKNGDCECLPTVREEEKESIANPSDGES